The following nucleotide sequence is from uncultured Methanobrevibacter sp..
TTTATCCGGTCTTGAGAGGATAATCTCTTCAATTTGGAATTTAGGTTTTTTCCTCCAGATAATTGTTATTTCTCCAATTGGGCTTGAATTAATAATGTATTTAAAGAGAGTCATTTTATCATCTTTTTTATATAATATTTAAAATAGTATAATCTTATAATTCACTGTATAATATTAATTCTTCATTTTCTTTAATTTTGATGAAATTTTAGTTTTCTATAGAAATATTTATATATCATCATTTATTAACTATTATATAACAATTGTTATATTTTTAACTTTTGTTGTAATTTATGGTTTTGATTTTGAATTTTTGAATGTCAAATTAAAATTATAAATAAAATAAGTTATTAAATTAATATATTAAATATTAAAGATTGGTTATTAGAAGGGATTTAAGCAAAGATTTTATTTTTTATATTCTTTAATAATAGACTTTTTAAAAATTATTTTAACAAATTGAATTTTATGATGTGATAATTATGGTAAACATTCCTGAATTGAAAAGAGGTATAGCTAATGATATGACTGAAGCTATTGGTAACACCCCTCTTGTAAGATTAAATAGATTGACAGAAGGATTGAATGCTGATGTGCTTGTAAAAGTGGAATCTTTCAATCCGGTAAGCAGTATTAAAGATCGTATTGCAGTGAACTTAATTGAAACAGCCGAAAAAGAAGGATTGCTTAAAGAGGATTCAGTAATTATTGAACCTACAAGCGGTAACACTGGCATTGGTCTTTCTTTTGTAGCAGCTGCAAAAGGATATAAGTTAATTTTAACCATGCCTGAGACAATGTCCATTGAAAGGAGAAAATTGCTTGCTGTCTTTGGTGCTGAAATAGTCTTAACACCTGGAAGCGAAGGTATGGGTGGAGCTATTGCTAAGGCA
It contains:
- a CDS encoding PLP-dependent cysteine synthase family protein, producing the protein MVNIPELKRGIANDMTEAIGNTPLVRLNRLTEGLNADVLVKVESFNPVSSIKDRIAVNLIETAEKEGLLKEDSVIIEPTSGNTGIGLSFVAAAKGYKLILTMPETMSIERRKLLAVFGAEIVLTPGSEGMGGAIAKAKELVENTPNSFMPQQFENKANSEIHRLTTGPEIYRDTDGKVD